A region of Hydrogenimonas cancrithermarum DNA encodes the following proteins:
- the ppk2 gene encoding polyphosphate kinase 2 gives MNGRKKMDKKTYNKELYRLQVELVKFQRHVIDNDLKVCVVFEGRDAAGKDGTIKRFTEHLSPREARSVALGKPSDRERKSWYFQRFVPHLPSGGEIVFFNRSWYNRAGVEKVMGFCTKKEHKLFMKEVGSFEQMLTHSEMLFFKYYLDISKNEQKRRLEARRKDPLKQWKLSPIDAQAQKLWKAYSKARDEMFSKTSFVFAPWYVVHSDDKKTARINVMKHFLSHVDYPEKEERYLLYDNDVVCEFDPVCYEKGLIAP, from the coding sequence ATGAACGGGAGGAAAAAGATGGACAAGAAAACCTACAACAAAGAGCTCTATCGACTTCAGGTGGAGCTGGTGAAGTTCCAGCGCCACGTGATCGACAACGATCTCAAAGTCTGTGTCGTTTTCGAAGGGCGCGACGCCGCAGGCAAAGATGGCACGATCAAACGTTTCACCGAACACCTCAGTCCCAGAGAGGCCCGAAGCGTGGCGCTGGGCAAACCGAGCGATAGGGAGCGAAAATCTTGGTATTTCCAGCGCTTCGTTCCCCATCTGCCCAGCGGCGGAGAGATCGTCTTTTTCAACCGCAGCTGGTACAATCGCGCAGGGGTCGAGAAGGTGATGGGGTTCTGTACCAAAAAGGAGCACAAGCTCTTCATGAAAGAGGTGGGAAGTTTCGAGCAGATGCTGACCCATTCGGAGATGCTCTTTTTCAAATACTATCTCGACATCTCCAAAAATGAGCAGAAGCGGCGGCTGGAAGCCAGACGAAAGGATCCCCTCAAGCAGTGGAAACTGAGCCCCATCGACGCCCAGGCGCAGAAACTCTGGAAAGCCTACTCCAAGGCCCGTGACGAGATGTTCTCCAAGACCTCCTTCGTCTTCGCACCCTGGTATGTGGTCCACAGCGACGACAAGAAAACGGCGCGCATCAATGTCATGAAACATTTTCTTTCCCATGTCGACTATCCCGAGAAGGAAGAGAGATACCTTCTTTACGACAACGATGTCGTCTGTGAATTCGATCCCGTCTGCTACGAGAAAGGGCTGATCGCGCCATGA
- a CDS encoding MgtC/SapB family protein, with protein MNPDLVHFIVTVAFSFLTGLEVKTYRQRFHPNRPQDFFGTARTYTFVGILGFVFYKLDPTHLSAYVAVLVGLTLLYALFYHQKLIDHRQSILLYLVMLCVYAFGPLTLTTPLWMPSLLFVLIVFILNARRAIHRFALGINPYEFETLGKMILLSAVILPLLPDEKIVAFIPLSPFKIWLAVVVISAISYGGYIVQKYFFPQKGYFLTAVVGGTYSSTATTVVLARKAKQAGCRPLVDASIIAATAVMYLRLLVVALVFNLQIAETLALPFVVMAILGFLFAAFFLKRARQEGETAEFVDKNPLELGTALIFATLFVMMMVLTQYVTKEYGSGGLEIFSFVVGFTDIDPFVLSLLTGKYDVTTPQIAAAVMIAAGSNDLLKAAYALWFGGWKRCYRSAFFVTLLGAGTILWAFRLEHII; from the coding sequence ATGAATCCGGATCTGGTCCACTTCATCGTCACCGTCGCCTTCAGTTTCCTGACGGGTCTGGAGGTCAAAACCTACCGTCAACGGTTCCATCCCAACAGACCCCAGGACTTTTTCGGAACCGCACGCACCTACACTTTCGTGGGGATACTGGGTTTCGTCTTCTACAAGCTCGATCCGACGCATCTGAGCGCCTATGTGGCGGTGCTTGTCGGTCTGACGCTGCTCTACGCACTCTTTTACCACCAGAAGCTGATCGATCACAGGCAGAGCATCCTGCTCTATCTCGTGATGCTTTGTGTCTACGCTTTCGGACCGCTGACTCTCACGACGCCCCTTTGGATGCCTTCGCTTCTTTTCGTTCTGATCGTTTTCATCCTCAACGCCCGCCGGGCGATACACCGCTTCGCCCTGGGGATCAACCCCTACGAATTCGAAACCCTCGGTAAGATGATACTGCTTTCGGCCGTCATCCTCCCGCTGCTTCCCGACGAGAAGATCGTCGCATTCATACCCCTTTCGCCTTTCAAGATATGGTTGGCGGTGGTGGTCATTTCAGCGATCAGCTACGGCGGCTACATCGTGCAGAAATACTTCTTTCCCCAGAAGGGGTACTTTCTGACCGCGGTCGTCGGCGGGACCTACTCCTCAACGGCGACGACGGTGGTGCTGGCCAGAAAGGCGAAGCAGGCTGGATGCCGTCCCCTCGTCGACGCCTCGATCATCGCGGCCACGGCGGTGATGTATCTGCGCCTTTTGGTGGTGGCGCTCGTGTTCAATCTGCAGATCGCCGAAACGCTGGCTCTGCCGTTCGTCGTCATGGCGATTTTGGGGTTTCTCTTCGCCGCCTTTTTTCTCAAGCGGGCTAGACAGGAGGGTGAAACGGCCGAATTCGTCGACAAAAACCCTTTGGAACTGGGGACGGCTCTCATTTTCGCCACCCTTTTCGTTATGATGATGGTTCTGACGCAGTATGTGACGAAAGAGTACGGTTCCGGCGGTTTGGAGATTTTCTCGTTCGTCGTCGGTTTCACCGACATCGATCCCTTCGTCCTCTCGCTGCTGACGGGAAAATACGACGTCACGACGCCGCAGATCGCCGCGGCCGTCATGATCGCGGCGGGAAGTAACGATCTGCTCAAAGCGGCCTACGCCCTCTGGTTCGGCGGATGGAAAAGGTGCTACCGTTCCGCCTTTTTCGTGACACTGCTCGGCGCGGGAACGATACTCTGGGCGTTTCGGCTCGAACATATCATTTAG
- a CDS encoding LOG family protein, translating into MRKKTKHKWHELPWQHPKPKSEDPKAERLVRELMESPTYRLAEEDREFLQSHETRGVRLELDYMKAELIMTELDVQHTIVVFGSARIKERKTALATFKEVEKKLVADSDNVKLLAQLREAERMVEMSTYYDDARKFGRLVGNSGTGPEDNRVILMTGGGPGIMEAANRGAYDVGAKSIGLNINLPHEQYPNPYISPELCFQFHYFAIRKLHFMLRAQALVAYPGGFGTLDELFEILTLVQTRKTPEIPVVLVGKRYWERIVNFEILAEEGMISPDDLEIFTMVENADEAWRHIIGWHTDRRTHLYRVYTEGEKPQHGKV; encoded by the coding sequence ATGCGAAAAAAGACGAAACACAAATGGCACGAGCTGCCGTGGCAGCACCCCAAACCGAAATCGGAAGATCCCAAAGCCGAAAGATTGGTCAGAGAGCTGATGGAGTCCCCCACCTACCGATTGGCCGAGGAGGACAGGGAGTTTCTGCAAAGTCACGAGACAAGGGGTGTGCGGCTCGAACTGGATTACATGAAAGCCGAACTGATCATGACCGAACTCGACGTGCAGCATACGATCGTCGTCTTCGGAAGTGCGAGGATCAAAGAGCGCAAAACGGCGCTGGCAACATTCAAAGAGGTCGAAAAAAAATTGGTAGCCGACTCGGATAACGTCAAACTGCTGGCCCAGCTACGCGAAGCGGAGCGGATGGTGGAGATGAGTACCTACTACGACGACGCCAGAAAGTTCGGCCGTCTGGTGGGCAACAGCGGCACGGGACCCGAAGACAACCGGGTCATCCTGATGACAGGCGGCGGCCCGGGCATCATGGAGGCGGCCAATCGGGGAGCCTATGACGTGGGGGCCAAATCGATCGGGCTCAACATCAATCTCCCCCACGAGCAGTATCCCAACCCCTACATCTCGCCCGAGCTCTGTTTCCAGTTCCACTACTTCGCCATCCGCAAGCTCCACTTCATGCTCAGGGCCCAGGCGCTGGTGGCCTATCCGGGCGGCTTCGGTACCCTCGACGAACTCTTCGAAATCCTGACGCTGGTGCAGACCCGCAAGACGCCGGAGATTCCGGTGGTTCTGGTGGGAAAACGGTACTGGGAGCGCATCGTCAATTTCGAGATCCTGGCGGAGGAGGGGATGATATCCCCCGACGATCTCGAGATTTTCACGATGGTCGAAAATGCCGACGAGGCGTGGCGGCATATCATCGGATGGCATACGGACCGCCGAACCCATCTGTACCGAGTCTATACGGAAGGAGAGAAACCGCAACATGGAAAAGTGTGA